A genomic region of Borrelia duttonii Ly contains the following coding sequences:
- a CDS encoding DUF787 family protein, with protein sequence MPQDTINVNLIEDKVKLNNIGYYNPLLIYKSDVLEKGHFVLASGSFRDFLTSMSVRDDVKTDVGKVKLAADQIEFLIKSSNDFFNEEGLRSFDFYIYENIEDVVQFLKKNIHVVVIFVANLEENFGAEWNMIKGLVKFVVFSTNLNRLPEFLEALPVSQRDGVILVYDNGADNLHLKFVAKYLYEASMFHSVNPYGITLRASPIYDATLINNLRRNNINFYSLLNETGRDGVLAFKEAVDCSSMPIDEAFTYCLLKNESTHELIRIWNRNHRQNSKLSELKFADGKPNAYTAGLECLFKEFKERGLIVSFGDIKFGLKRDNVLGLDLSIRVKYNDSFKSVVLNISSDDINDYLRREVD encoded by the coding sequence ATGCCACAAGATACAATTAATGTCAATTTAATTGAAGATAAAGTGAAGTTGAATAATATTGGTTATTATAATCCTTTGCTTATTTATAAGAGTGATGTTTTAGAAAAAGGGCATTTCGTCTTGGCTAGTGGAAGTTTTAGAGATTTTTTAACTTCTATGAGTGTAAGAGATGATGTTAAAACAGATGTAGGAAAGGTTAAATTAGCTGCCGATCAGATTGAGTTTTTAATAAAGAGTAGCAATGATTTTTTTAATGAGGAGGGGCTTAGGTCTTTTGATTTTTATATCTACGAAAATATAGAAGATGTTGTTCAGTTTTTAAAGAAAAATATACATGTAGTTGTTATATTTGTTGCTAATCTAGAAGAAAATTTTGGAGCAGAATGGAATATGATTAAAGGTCTTGTTAAATTTGTAGTATTCTCAACAAATCTTAATAGACTGCCTGAATTTTTGGAAGCGTTACCAGTAAGTCAGAGGGATGGTGTTATTTTGGTTTATGATAATGGTGCTGATAATTTACATCTTAAATTTGTAGCTAAATATTTATATGAAGCTAGCATGTTTCATTCTGTAAATCCTTATGGAATTACATTACGAGCAAGTCCAATTTATGATGCAACTTTGATTAATAATTTAAGACGTAATAATATTAATTTTTATTCGCTTTTAAATGAAACCGGTAGAGATGGTGTTTTGGCATTTAAGGAAGCGGTAGATTGTTCATCAATGCCAATTGATGAGGCATTCACTTATTGTCTTTTAAAGAATGAATCAACACATGAACTTATTCGTATTTGGAATCGAAATCATAGGCAAAATAGTAAGCTTAGTGAATTAAAATTTGCTGATGGGAAACCAAATGCTTATACAGCAGGACTTGAGTGTTTATTTAAAGAATTTAAAGAGAGGGGACTTATTGTGTCTTTTGGTGATATTAAGTTTGGACTTAAGAGAGATAATGTTTTGGGTTTAGATTTGTCTATTCGTGTTAAATATAATGATAGTTTTAAGAGTGTTGTGTTAAACATAAGTAGTGATGATATTAATGATTATTTAAGACGGGAGGTTGATTGA
- a CDS encoding DUF764 family protein, producing MLLSLYESQTFLVKILFEFKDYLKKHSLKVKIINSYNPLYLNDLEINGSYLLVIRPEGFDSLDVRNFRSGSFYENVNEFGFKFILFFLGFVGEVGELKIYVGLHTIYEYFLEFLHENAFEFKFLKQNPLEKEYDLSLNYYLKSTSDLINGGFVKTSCNGLKGVLGLSQNYRANIQIVENKID from the coding sequence GTGTTACTGAGTTTATATGAATCTCAAACTTTTTTAGTAAAAATATTGTTTGAGTTTAAAGATTATTTAAAGAAACATTCTTTAAAAGTGAAGATTATCAATTCTTATAATCCTTTATATTTAAATGATCTAGAAATTAATGGTTCTTATCTTTTAGTAATAAGGCCTGAAGGTTTTGATTCTTTGGATGTTAGGAATTTTAGAAGTGGGAGTTTTTATGAGAATGTTAATGAGTTTGGATTTAAATTTATACTTTTCTTTTTGGGATTTGTGGGAGAGGTTGGAGAACTTAAGATATATGTTGGATTGCATACTATTTATGAATATTTTTTAGAATTTTTGCATGAGAATGCATTTGAATTTAAGTTTTTAAAACAAAATCCTTTAGAAAAGGAATATGATTTATCTTTGAATTATTATTTAAAATCCACAAGTGATTTAATAAATGGAGGGTTTGTTAAGACTTCTTGTAATGGATTAAAAGGTGTTTTGGGACTTAGTCAGAATTACAGGGCAAATATACAAATTGTTGAAAATAAAATAGATTAA
- a CDS encoding DUF1322 family protein: MNRSEILNEYLNYLKYLRSETCKYYFPVLMEVCTFNDVKKFKYDELMEINKIANFKLKKEVYEKFLVSKLLG; encoded by the coding sequence ATGAATCGCAGTGAAATTTTAAATGAATATTTAAATTATTTAAAGTATTTAAGAAGTGAAACTTGTAAGTATTATTTCCCCGTTTTAATGGAGGTTTGTACATTTAATGATGTTAAGAAGTTTAAATATGATGAACTTATGGAAATTAACAAAATTGCTAATTTTAAACTTAAGAAAGAAGTGTATGAAAAATTTTTGGTTTCAAAGTTATTAGGTTAA
- a CDS encoding DUF1463 family protein, producing MKDYYSLDLVFFSFSGVLIDRGKLQYSTSPNVMATASTEERNVPIPSFRDPRTIIHIFNLEITKGSFDYKVLTKLSNEQFYGSSYKRDKLKSLVFNDQMGLKIISNSAFFSEIPSRTYASGSDTVNFVIHAINCEVERS from the coding sequence ATGAAGGATTATTATTCATTAGATTTAGTGTTCTTTAGTTTCTCAGGTGTGCTTATTGATAGGGGCAAATTGCAATATTCAACTTCTCCAAATGTTATGGCAACTGCCAGTACTGAGGAGCGAAATGTTCCAATTCCAAGTTTTAGAGATCCTAGAACTATTATTCACATATTTAATTTAGAGATTACCAAAGGATCATTTGATTATAAGGTGTTAACTAAACTTAGTAATGAGCAATTTTATGGTTCTAGCTATAAGAGAGACAAATTAAAATCATTGGTTTTTAATGACCAGATGGGACTTAAGATTATTTCTAATAGTGCATTTTTTTCTGAAATTCCAAGTAGAACTTATGCAAGTGGCAGTGATACTGTAAATTTTGTAATTCATGCAATTAATTGTGAAGTTGAGAGGAGTTGA
- a CDS encoding DUF1473 family protein, producing the protein MRYKLKILTKHKAYEYVIRDIPMYDWDSILGFDSSQETLRRELNNLSTLKKISSLMISASFFDEFYDIINDNKEHSFLYKYPLPTILFAIEYSLVEKISGLQKPSLVYIESFQDSDGTFVKYSYIDERWNYDDLVLREVG; encoded by the coding sequence ATGAGATATAAACTTAAAATTTTAACTAAGCATAAAGCTTATGAATATGTTATAAGAGATATTCCTATGTATGATTGGGATTCTATTTTAGGTTTTGATTCGAGTCAAGAAACTTTAAGACGAGAATTAAATAATTTATCTACTTTGAAAAAAATAAGTTCTTTAATGATATCTGCATCTTTTTTTGATGAATTTTATGACATTATTAATGATAATAAAGAGCATTCATTTTTGTATAAATATCCACTTCCTACTATTTTGTTTGCTATTGAGTATTCTTTAGTTGAAAAAATATCGGGATTGCAAAAGCCTAGTCTGGTTTATATTGAGAGTTTTCAAGATTCTGATGGGACTTTTGTTAAGTATTCATATATTGATGAGAGGTGGAATTATGATGACTTAGTGTTAAGAGAAGTTGGTTAG